In Anaerostipes hadrus ATCC 29173 = JCM 17467, a single genomic region encodes these proteins:
- a CDS encoding sugar-binding transcriptional regulator, protein MKSDRFLIKAAELYYRDGLSQQEIAKKLHTSRTSISRALIQARNEGYVQIRIQYPEQSDLALERKLEEKYGLTEALIAVPAYEQSSDQEVAFQAVDYILRVLKKNMVFGMTWGRAMHEFVEQLAKDERLRSLSFQNVKVVPFLGTPGAIQSDSWNTTTYSNTLATKVGNLLHCASYNLSAPMYVEGTKEKELIESIDEIAKVLHMAETADIALIGIGSMQDDSSIIKAEIRTKEEYKELVRKGAVGEIVGRIYDKNGQTVDEDLKRKMVGISLDKIAKIPVRVGMSYGKDKIEAIKGAIAGGLVNVLVTDVPTAELLLK, encoded by the coding sequence ATGAAAAGTGATCGTTTTTTAATAAAAGCAGCAGAACTTTATTACCGTGATGGATTATCGCAACAAGAGATTGCGAAAAAATTACATACATCAAGAACCAGTATTTCCAGAGCATTGATTCAGGCGAGAAATGAAGGGTATGTTCAGATCAGGATTCAATATCCTGAACAAAGTGATCTTGCATTGGAACGGAAATTAGAAGAAAAATATGGATTGACAGAAGCATTGATCGCTGTTCCGGCATATGAACAGTCATCGGATCAAGAAGTAGCGTTTCAAGCGGTAGACTATATTCTAAGAGTTTTGAAAAAAAACATGGTATTTGGAATGACATGGGGAAGAGCCATGCATGAATTTGTGGAGCAGTTGGCGAAAGATGAACGTCTTAGATCTCTTTCATTTCAGAATGTAAAAGTTGTTCCATTTCTTGGAACACCGGGAGCGATACAGTCAGATTCATGGAATACAACAACATATTCCAATACACTTGCAACGAAAGTCGGAAATTTATTACACTGTGCAAGTTATAACTTGTCTGCACCAATGTATGTGGAAGGTACAAAAGAAAAAGAGTTGATCGAAAGTATTGATGAAATCGCTAAAGTTCTTCATATGGCAGAAACAGCGGACATTGCATTGATCGGAATCGGATCGATGCAGGACGATTCTTCGATTATCAAGGCAGAAATACGGACAAAGGAAGAATACAAGGAACTAGTGAGAAAAGGTGCTGTTGGAGAAATCGTTGGAAGGATTTATGACAAGAATGGCCAGACGGTTGATGAGGATCTGAAAAGAAAAATGGTTGGAATTTCATTGGATAAGATCGCAAAGATACCAGTCAGAGTCGGAATGTCTTATGGAAAAGATAAGATCGAAGCAATCAAAGGTGCGATCGCAGGTGGATTAGTGAATGTGTTGGTAACAGATGTGCCGACGGCAGAGTTATTATTAAAATAA
- a CDS encoding zinc-binding dehydrogenase has protein sequence MKTRAVRLYGESDLRLEEFDMGELKDDEILMELITDSVCMSTYKESIQGAKHQRVNDDISEHPIIVGHEFAGIIREVGAKWKDKYQVGTKYTMQPAINIKGSMAAIGYSYEYCGGAATFIKVPPIVMEKDCLLPFDENSAFFEASLAEPMSCIIGAFHSMYHSERGVYEHKMGIVEGGKSALLASCGPMGLGAISYMLNCDRKPSLLVITDIDEVRLKRASELFTEEYAKERGVEIHFVNTAKVDDPVKTLRDLTGGTGFDDVSVYAPVRPVIEMADEILGFDGCLNFFAGPVDPKLSAMFNFFDVHYKMHHLVGSSGGNTDDMKECLKLAGEGRLDPAVMITHIGGIDAQINTILNLPKIPGGKKLMYLGKNLELTAIEDFEEKGKTDDRFKELAKITKEHNGLWSKEAEDYLLANF, from the coding sequence ATGAAGACAAGAGCAGTCAGACTTTATGGGGAATCAGATTTAAGATTAGAAGAATTTGATATGGGAGAACTGAAAGACGATGAGATCTTAATGGAACTGATCACTGACAGTGTCTGCATGTCTACTTACAAAGAATCTATTCAGGGAGCAAAACATCAGAGAGTCAACGATGATATCAGCGAACATCCGATCATCGTAGGACATGAATTTGCAGGAATCATTCGTGAAGTTGGGGCGAAGTGGAAAGATAAATATCAAGTTGGAACAAAATATACCATGCAGCCAGCGATCAATATCAAAGGTTCTATGGCAGCCATCGGATATTCTTATGAATACTGCGGAGGAGCAGCAACCTTTATCAAAGTTCCGCCAATTGTAATGGAAAAAGACTGCTTATTACCTTTTGATGAAAACAGTGCATTTTTTGAGGCATCACTGGCGGAGCCTATGAGCTGTATCATTGGAGCATTCCATTCTATGTACCACAGTGAACGTGGTGTTTATGAACATAAGATGGGAATTGTAGAAGGTGGAAAGAGTGCACTTCTTGCAAGCTGTGGTCCAATGGGATTAGGAGCGATCAGTTATATGTTAAATTGTGATCGTAAACCTTCTTTACTGGTGATCACAGACATTGATGAAGTAAGATTAAAAAGAGCTAGTGAATTATTTACAGAAGAATATGCCAAAGAACGAGGTGTTGAAATCCATTTTGTCAATACTGCGAAAGTCGATGACCCAGTGAAGACATTAAGAGATTTAACTGGTGGAACAGGATTTGATGATGTATCTGTATATGCACCAGTCAGACCAGTGATCGAGATGGCAGATGAGATTTTAGGATTTGATGGATGCTTAAACTTCTTCGCAGGACCAGTGGATCCAAAATTATCTGCGATGTTTAATTTCTTTGACGTACATTATAAGATGCACCATCTGGTAGGATCAAGCGGTGGGAATACCGATGATATGAAAGAATGTTTAAAACTTGCAGGAGAAGGAAGATTAGATCCAGCTGTTATGATCACGCATATCGGGGGAATTGATGCACAGATCAATACGATATTGAATCTTCCAAAGATTCCAGGAGGAAAGAAACTGATGTATCTTGGAAAGAATCTTGAACTAACAGCAATTGAAGATTTTGAAGAAAAAGGAAAAACAGATGATAGATTTAAAGAATTAGCTAAGATTACAAAAGAACATAATGGATTATGGTCCAAAGAAGCAGAAGATTATCTGTTAGCTAATTTTTAA
- a CDS encoding 6-phosphofructokinase encodes MLRIGILTSGGDCQALNAAMRGVIKGLSVKRNDLEIYGFRDGYKGLIYDIADRMTPDDFSGILNRGGTILGTSRQPFKKMRIPDENGLDKVEAMKSNYRKYKLDCLVVLGGNGTHKTANMLREEGLNVVTLPKTIDNDLWGTEMTFGFQSAVDIATDTIDRIHTTASSHSRVFIIEVMGHKVGHVTLQSGIAGGADVILLPEIPYDIDKVAEVVENRFAAGKKFSIIAVAEGAISKEDAKLKKKQYKAKLAERRYPSVAYEIAAALEEKTNREIRVTVPGHTQRGGAPCAYDRVLATRVGAYAAELILNKEYGYMVGIVDGDTKKVPLSEVAGKLKYVDPKCQMIKDAKTIGISFGE; translated from the coding sequence ATGTTAAGAATTGGAATTTTAACCAGTGGCGGCGACTGTCAGGCATTGAATGCTGCCATGCGTGGTGTAATAAAAGGTTTAAGTGTAAAGAGAAATGATCTGGAGATCTATGGTTTCCGCGATGGATATAAAGGTCTGATCTACGATATTGCTGACCGTATGACACCAGATGATTTTTCTGGAATCTTAAACCGTGGAGGTACAATTCTTGGAACTTCCAGACAGCCATTCAAAAAGATGCGCATCCCTGATGAAAACGGTCTTGATAAAGTCGAGGCAATGAAAAGTAATTACCGCAAATATAAATTAGACTGTCTTGTAGTTCTTGGCGGTAACGGAACTCACAAAACTGCAAATATGCTTCGTGAAGAAGGTTTAAATGTTGTAACACTTCCAAAGACAATTGACAATGATCTTTGGGGAACTGAAATGACATTCGGATTCCAGAGTGCCGTTGATATTGCAACTGATACGATCGACCGAATCCATACAACAGCTTCTTCTCACAGCCGTGTATTTATCATCGAGGTTATGGGGCATAAAGTCGGACATGTTACCCTGCAATCAGGAATTGCTGGTGGAGCTGACGTAATCCTGCTGCCTGAAATTCCTTATGATATTGATAAAGTAGCCGAAGTTGTAGAAAACCGCTTTGCAGCTGGAAAGAAATTCTCGATTATCGCAGTTGCTGAAGGTGCTATTTCAAAAGAAGATGCGAAGTTAAAGAAGAAACAGTATAAGGCAAAACTTGCAGAAAGAAGATATCCTTCTGTTGCTTATGAGATTGCAGCTGCACTAGAAGAAAAAACAAATCGTGAGATCAGAGTCACCGTTCCAGGACATACACAGCGTGGTGGTGCTCCTTGTGCTTACGACCGTGTACTTGCTACAAGAGTTGGAGCATATGCCGCTGAATTGATCCTTAATAAAGAGTATGGCTATATGGTTGGTATCGTTGATGGAGATACAAAAAAGGTTCCATTATCTGAAGTTGCTGGAAAATTAAAATATGTTGATCCGAAGTGCCAGATGATTAAGGACGCTAAGACGATTGGAATAAGTTTTGGTGAGTAA